Proteins encoded in a region of the Pseudomonas shahriarae genome:
- the apaG gene encoding Co2+/Mg2+ efflux protein ApaG — MSDPRYQIDVSVVTRFLAEQSQPEQNRFAFAYTVTVKNNGQVAAKLLSRHWVITDGDGHVEEVRGAGVIGQQPLIDSGASHTYSSGTVMTSKVGTMQGSYQMLAEDGKHFDAIIAPFRLAVPGALH, encoded by the coding sequence ATGTCCGATCCTCGCTATCAGATCGACGTCAGCGTCGTCACCCGCTTCCTGGCGGAACAATCGCAACCTGAACAGAACCGCTTTGCCTTTGCCTACACCGTCACGGTGAAGAACAACGGCCAGGTGGCCGCCAAGCTGCTGTCGCGCCATTGGGTCATCACCGACGGCGACGGCCATGTCGAGGAAGTGCGCGGTGCGGGTGTCATCGGCCAACAGCCACTGATCGACAGCGGCGCCAGCCACACCTACAGCAGCGGCACCGTGATGACCTCCAAGGTCGGCACGATGCAAGGCAGCTATCAAATGCTTGCCGAAGACGGCAAACACTTCGACGCCATCATCGCCCCCTTCCGCCTGGCGGTACCGGGAGCCCTGCACTGA
- a CDS encoding peptidylprolyl isomerase, with product MKIKLSDCLRPLMLGALFLGTAAAHAAVQPLDKVVAIVDNDVIMQSQLDQRVKEVQQTIAKRGGGVPPTSVLDQQVLERLIVENLQLQIGDRSGIRITDEELNQAVGTIAQRNNMSIDQFRAALARDGLSYEDARDQIRREMIISRVRQRRVAERVQVSEQEVKNFLASDLGKMQLSEELHLANILIPTPDSANAEQLNAAAAKTQAIYDRLKAGADFAQMAIAQSGSDNALEGGDMGWRKAAQLPPPFDRELSAMEVGGITQPARTPGGFIILKLLERRGGETSLKDEVHVRHILVKPSEIRTEAQTKELAQKIYERIEGGEDFATLAKSFSEDPGSALNGGDLNWIDPRALVPEFQQVMNDTPQGVLSKPFKTQYGWHVLEVLGRRATDNTSQAREQQALTVLRNRKYDEELQTWLRQIRDEAYVENKLPGADTTGTDQAVQ from the coding sequence GTGAAGATCAAGCTTTCTGATTGTCTGCGCCCGCTGATGCTGGGCGCGCTGTTCCTGGGTACTGCAGCGGCACACGCTGCAGTGCAACCGCTGGACAAGGTGGTGGCCATCGTCGATAACGACGTGATCATGCAGAGCCAACTGGACCAACGGGTCAAGGAAGTTCAGCAAACCATCGCCAAGCGTGGTGGTGGCGTGCCGCCGACCAGCGTCCTGGACCAGCAGGTGCTGGAACGCCTGATCGTCGAAAACCTGCAATTGCAGATTGGCGACCGCTCCGGCATCCGCATCACCGACGAAGAACTGAACCAGGCCGTCGGCACCATCGCTCAACGCAACAACATGAGCATTGATCAGTTTCGTGCGGCCCTGGCCCGTGACGGTTTGTCCTATGAGGACGCCCGTGACCAGATCCGCCGCGAAATGATCATCAGCCGTGTGCGTCAGCGCCGTGTGGCCGAACGTGTGCAGGTATCGGAGCAGGAAGTGAAGAACTTCCTGGCCTCGGACCTGGGCAAGATGCAGCTCTCCGAAGAACTGCACCTGGCCAATATCCTGATCCCGACACCGGACAGCGCCAACGCCGAGCAACTCAATGCCGCAGCGGCCAAGACCCAGGCGATCTATGACCGTCTCAAGGCCGGCGCCGACTTTGCCCAGATGGCCATCGCCCAGTCCGGCAGCGACAACGCTCTCGAAGGCGGCGACATGGGCTGGCGTAAAGCTGCTCAATTGCCACCGCCGTTTGACCGTGAGCTGAGCGCCATGGAAGTAGGTGGCATCACCCAGCCTGCGCGCACCCCTGGCGGCTTCATCATTCTGAAGTTGCTGGAACGCCGCGGCGGTGAAACTTCGTTGAAAGACGAAGTGCATGTTCGCCATATCCTGGTCAAGCCAAGCGAAATCCGCACCGAGGCTCAAACCAAGGAACTGGCGCAAAAGATCTATGAGCGCATCGAAGGCGGTGAAGACTTCGCCACCCTGGCCAAAAGCTTCTCGGAAGACCCGGGTTCTGCCCTCAACGGCGGCGACCTGAACTGGATCGACCCACGAGCCCTGGTGCCCGAGTTCCAGCAAGTCATGAACGATACGCCCCAAGGCGTGCTGTCCAAGCCGTTCAAGACCCAATACGGTTGGCATGTCCTGGAAGTCCTTGGCCGCCGCGCCACCGACAACACCAGCCAGGCCCGTGAGCAGCAAGCACTGACCGTATTGCGGAACCGCAAATACGACGAAGAGCTGCAAACCTGGCTGCGTCAGATCCGTGACGAAGCCTACGTGGAAAACAAGCTTCCTGGCGCCGACACAACAGGCACCGACCAGGCAGTCCAGTGA
- the pdxA gene encoding 4-hydroxythreonine-4-phosphate dehydrogenase PdxA, which yields MKPQRFALTPGEPAGIGPDLCLLLAAQAQPHPLIAITSRDLLLERAAQLGVAVDLLPVSPGNWPDQPAPANSLYVWDTPLQAKVVAGQLDKANAAFVLETLTRAGQGCIDGDFAGMITAPVHKGVINEAGIAFSGHTEFLAELTHTEQVVMMLATRGLRVALVTTHLPLRQIADAITPERLERVTRILHADLQQKFGIAQPRILVCGLNPHAGEGGHLGHEEIDIIEPTLERLRQDGMDLRGPLPADTLFTPKYLEHCDAVLAMYHDQGLPVLKYKGFGAAVNVTLGLPIIRTSVDHGTALDLAGSGKIDTGSLHVALETAYQMAETRI from the coding sequence GTGAAACCCCAGCGTTTCGCATTGACACCCGGCGAGCCGGCCGGCATAGGTCCAGACCTGTGCCTGCTGCTCGCCGCGCAAGCCCAGCCTCACCCCCTGATTGCCATTACCAGCCGCGACCTGCTCCTTGAGCGGGCCGCGCAACTGGGCGTGGCTGTCGACTTGCTGCCCGTTTCGCCGGGCAACTGGCCCGACCAGCCGGCACCTGCCAATAGCTTGTACGTGTGGGACACCCCGCTGCAGGCCAAGGTGGTCGCCGGGCAACTGGACAAGGCCAACGCTGCCTTCGTCCTGGAGACTCTGACCCGGGCCGGACAAGGCTGCATCGACGGCGACTTCGCCGGGATGATCACTGCGCCCGTGCATAAAGGCGTGATCAACGAAGCCGGCATCGCCTTTTCCGGGCATACCGAGTTTCTCGCAGAACTGACCCACACCGAACAAGTGGTGATGATGCTGGCAACCCGCGGCCTGCGCGTGGCACTGGTGACCACTCACCTGCCCTTGCGCCAGATTGCCGATGCCATTACCCCCGAGCGCCTGGAGCGTGTAACGCGCATCCTGCACGCTGACCTGCAACAAAAATTCGGCATCGCCCAGCCGCGAATCCTGGTGTGTGGCCTCAACCCCCATGCGGGTGAAGGTGGCCACCTGGGCCATGAAGAAATCGACATTATCGAACCGACACTAGAGCGCCTGCGCCAAGACGGCATGGACCTGCGTGGCCCATTGCCTGCGGACACTCTGTTTACCCCCAAATATCTGGAGCACTGCGATGCAGTGCTGGCGATGTACCATGACCAGGGGCTGCCCGTGCTGAAATACAAAGGTTTCGGCGCCGCAGTCAACGTGACGCTGGGCCTGCCGATCATCCGCACCTCCGTCGACCATGGCACCGCCCTGGACCTGGCGGGCAGCGGCAAGATCGATACCGGCAGCCTGCACGTGGCCCTGGAAACCGCCTATCAGATGGCCGAGACCCGTATATGA
- a CDS encoding TerB family tellurite resistance protein, whose amino-acid sequence MLWPGTLIGAGAGFAIASIPGAMLGGLLGQALDRRLQLHSWAQLRERLGGRPALRNDELLFVLLGRLAKSNGRVVDGHIQQARVEMRSLDMSEPAQRRAIAAFNRGKSGTDRVRSYLRVLKVQPHAAEGVLRACWRMVWADGKASPAERELIELWGKWLGWTPQQLQALAHDYEPERKPLVTRGSTYQEALRILGVTGTTEPAVIKRAYRRLLSRHHPDKIAGTGASPAQVREATERTRELHSAYTIIREQRDFR is encoded by the coding sequence ATGTTGTGGCCTGGGACTCTGATCGGCGCCGGGGCGGGTTTTGCCATCGCCAGCATTCCGGGGGCCATGTTGGGTGGGTTGCTGGGGCAGGCACTGGATCGGCGCCTGCAATTGCACAGTTGGGCCCAACTGCGCGAACGCCTGGGCGGCCGGCCGGCGCTGCGCAATGACGAACTGCTGTTTGTCCTGCTGGGCCGCCTGGCCAAGAGTAATGGGCGGGTGGTGGACGGCCATATCCAGCAGGCGCGGGTGGAGATGCGCTCGCTGGACATGAGCGAGCCGGCCCAGCGCCGGGCGATTGCCGCGTTCAACCGAGGCAAGTCGGGGACCGACCGCGTGCGCAGTTACCTGCGCGTGCTCAAGGTGCAGCCCCATGCGGCGGAAGGCGTGCTGCGCGCCTGCTGGCGCATGGTCTGGGCCGACGGCAAGGCCAGCCCCGCTGAGCGCGAGCTGATCGAGCTATGGGGCAAATGGCTGGGGTGGACGCCGCAACAACTCCAGGCACTGGCCCATGACTATGAGCCGGAACGCAAGCCCCTGGTCACCCGCGGTAGCACCTATCAAGAGGCCCTACGGATCCTCGGGGTAACCGGAACGACAGAGCCTGCGGTCATCAAACGTGCCTATCGACGGCTGCTCAGTCGGCACCACCCGGACAAGATTGCCGGCACTGGCGCCAGCCCCGCTCAAGTGCGCGAGGCCACGGAGCGCACCCGAGAGCTGCATAGTGCCTACACGATCATTCGCGAGCAGCGGGATTTCCGCTGA
- a CDS encoding aminoglycoside phosphotransferase family protein — translation MPDQDLRLQHLKVWLDQQLPELFHAQGWGAVPPATLTAASSDASFRRYFRWQGEGRTLIVMDAPPPQENCKPFVDIARMLAKSGINVPQIYAEDLSQGFLLLNDLGKNTYLDVIDGENADQLFAEAIDALLAFQQLPMDAGLPSYDVPLLRRELELFPEWYVRRHLGIEFDEQQLAQWQRVSQLLIDSALAQPKVLVHRDYMPRNLMISVPNPGVLDFQDAVYGPVTYDITCLFKDAFLSWPQARVREWQRGYWERAGQLGIPVQADFEDFLRASDLMGVQRHLKVIGIFARICHRDGKPRYLADVPRFFAYIDAVLADRPELADLGELLASLRQPAEAHV, via the coding sequence ATGCCCGACCAAGATCTACGTTTGCAACACCTGAAAGTCTGGCTCGATCAGCAGTTACCCGAGCTTTTCCATGCCCAGGGATGGGGGGCCGTACCCCCGGCTACATTGACTGCGGCCAGCAGCGACGCGAGTTTCAGACGGTACTTCCGTTGGCAGGGCGAAGGTCGCACATTGATCGTGATGGATGCCCCACCCCCCCAGGAAAACTGCAAACCTTTCGTCGATATCGCGAGAATGTTGGCGAAATCGGGAATAAATGTTCCGCAAATTTATGCAGAAGATCTCTCCCAAGGCTTTCTTTTGCTCAACGACCTGGGCAAAAACACCTATCTGGATGTGATTGACGGTGAAAATGCCGATCAATTGTTTGCCGAAGCCATCGACGCGCTGCTGGCTTTCCAGCAATTGCCGATGGACGCCGGGTTGCCCAGCTACGACGTGCCATTGTTGCGCCGTGAATTGGAGTTGTTCCCCGAATGGTACGTGCGCCGGCATCTGGGCATTGAGTTCGACGAGCAGCAGTTGGCTCAATGGCAGCGGGTCAGCCAATTGCTGATCGACAGCGCCCTGGCCCAGCCCAAGGTCCTGGTGCATCGCGACTATATGCCGCGCAACCTGATGATCAGCGTGCCGAACCCTGGCGTGCTGGATTTCCAGGATGCGGTCTACGGCCCCGTGACCTACGACATCACCTGCCTGTTCAAGGACGCCTTCCTCAGTTGGCCCCAGGCGCGGGTGCGCGAATGGCAGCGTGGTTATTGGGAGCGTGCTGGCCAATTGGGCATCCCGGTGCAGGCGGACTTTGAAGATTTCCTGCGCGCCAGCGACTTGATGGGGGTGCAGCGTCACCTCAAGGTCATCGGTATCTTTGCGCGTATCTGCCACCGTGATGGCAAACCGCGCTACCTGGCGGACGTGCCACGCTTCTTTGCCTATATAGACGCGGTGCTGGCCGATCGGCCGGAACTGGCCGACCTGGGCGAGTTGCTGGCCAGCCTGCGCCAACCGGCCGAGGCCCACGTATGA
- a CDS encoding symmetrical bis(5'-nucleosyl)-tetraphosphatase, with product MATYAVGDLQGCLEPLKCLLDRVAFDPAQDRLWLVGDLVNRGPQSLETLRFLYGMRDALVCVLGNHDLHLLAVGNNIERLKKGDTLREILEAPDRAELLDWLRRQKLVHYDEGRNTALVHAGIPPQWSLKKALKCAAEVETALADDTLFATYLDGMYGNEPVKWDNDLTGVARLRVITNYFTRMRFCTAEGKLDLKSKEGAETALPGYKPWFTHKERKTRETKIIFGHWAALEGHCDEPGVFALDTGCVWGGAMTLMNIDTGERLSCQCESPLPVTLPAAAKR from the coding sequence ATGGCGACCTATGCTGTCGGCGACCTGCAAGGCTGCCTGGAGCCGCTCAAATGCCTGCTTGACCGTGTAGCCTTCGACCCAGCCCAAGATCGTCTGTGGCTGGTGGGCGATCTGGTCAACCGTGGCCCGCAATCCCTGGAAACCCTGCGCTTTCTTTATGGCATGCGCGACGCCCTGGTGTGCGTGCTGGGCAACCATGACCTGCACCTGCTGGCGGTCGGCAATAACATCGAGCGCCTGAAAAAGGGCGATACCCTGCGCGAAATCCTCGAAGCTCCGGATCGCGCCGAGTTGCTGGACTGGCTGCGCCGGCAAAAGCTCGTGCACTACGACGAGGGCCGCAATACCGCCCTGGTGCATGCGGGCATCCCACCGCAGTGGAGCCTGAAAAAAGCCCTTAAATGTGCTGCCGAGGTTGAAACCGCCCTGGCCGATGACACGCTGTTCGCCACCTACCTGGACGGCATGTACGGCAATGAGCCAGTGAAGTGGGATAACGATCTGACCGGCGTTGCCCGCCTACGGGTCATTACCAACTACTTCACGCGCATGCGCTTTTGCACCGCCGAAGGCAAACTCGACCTCAAGAGCAAGGAAGGCGCCGAAACCGCCCTGCCCGGCTACAAGCCCTGGTTTACCCACAAGGAGCGCAAGACCCGCGAAACGAAGATCATCTTCGGTCACTGGGCCGCCCTTGAAGGTCACTGCGACGAGCCTGGGGTATTTGCCCTCGACACCGGGTGTGTCTGGGGCGGAGCCATGACCCTGATGAACATCGACACCGGCGAGCGCCTGAGCTGCCAGTGTGAATCCCCCCTTCCCGTTACACTGCCGGCTGCCGCCAAGCGCTAG
- a CDS encoding alpha/beta hydrolase family protein: protein MPLLHRSTLPALCLSLLFTSTFCVQAADTAPAAAEKPPERQPLPERSQEEAQALERQLPPHEQQQLQAGDESFLALWKPANSPEPQGVVIIVPGAGETADWPQAIGPLRQKLPDAAWGSLSLSLPDLSVDTLPPRVIQAPDAVVDSSKDASTAAPKPIEQAASAEAEGTDPAVISGVDEQDKTDATRIFARIDAAVAYAQTQNARSVVLLGHGTGAWWAARYLSEKQPAQVQKFIMVAAQSPVGRQPDLQQLTPTLKLATADVFYQDNALASKMALERSQASKRLKNDNYKQVSLKTIPGNSAAAQEQLYRRIRGWLSPQSSGS, encoded by the coding sequence ATGCCCCTGCTTCACCGTTCGACACTGCCAGCATTGTGCCTGTCGCTGCTGTTTACCAGCACCTTTTGCGTGCAGGCGGCTGACACCGCGCCGGCGGCCGCCGAAAAACCACCAGAACGCCAGCCTCTGCCAGAGCGTAGCCAGGAGGAAGCCCAGGCCCTGGAGCGACAACTGCCGCCCCACGAGCAGCAACAATTGCAGGCCGGCGACGAGTCGTTCCTGGCACTGTGGAAACCGGCGAACAGCCCCGAACCGCAGGGTGTGGTGATTATCGTCCCCGGCGCCGGAGAAACGGCTGACTGGCCGCAAGCCATCGGGCCTTTGCGCCAGAAGCTGCCGGATGCCGCCTGGGGCAGCCTGAGCCTGTCGCTGCCCGACCTGAGTGTCGATACCCTGCCGCCGCGGGTGATCCAGGCTCCCGATGCGGTCGTCGACAGCAGCAAGGATGCCAGCACCGCCGCGCCCAAGCCCATCGAACAGGCGGCCAGCGCCGAAGCCGAGGGCACCGACCCGGCCGTGATCTCTGGCGTGGATGAGCAGGACAAGACCGACGCGACACGGATCTTCGCCCGCATCGACGCAGCCGTCGCCTATGCCCAGACCCAGAACGCCCGCAGCGTGGTGCTGCTGGGGCACGGGACTGGGGCCTGGTGGGCTGCGCGCTACCTGAGCGAAAAACAACCGGCCCAGGTGCAAAAGTTCATCATGGTCGCGGCGCAGTCGCCGGTGGGCCGTCAACCGGATCTGCAACAGCTGACCCCGACATTGAAGCTGGCGACCGCCGATGTCTTCTATCAGGACAACGCCCTGGCCAGCAAAATGGCGCTGGAGCGCAGCCAGGCAAGCAAGCGGCTGAAGAATGACAACTACAAGCAGGTGTCGTTGAAGACTATTCCCGGGAATAGCGCAGCGGCCCAGGAACAGTTGTACCGGCGGATTCGCGGCTGGTTGAGCCCGCAAAGCAGCGGTAGCTGA
- the rsmA gene encoding 16S rRNA (adenine(1518)-N(6)/adenine(1519)-N(6))-dimethyltransferase RsmA, protein MTEHYQHRARKRFGQNFLHDAGVIDRILRSIHAKPEDRLLEIGPGQGALTQGLLNSGGQLDVVELDKDLIPILNQQFAGMPNFNLHQGDALKFDFTSLNAAPNSLRVVGNLPYNISTPLIFHLLNNAGIIRDMHFMLQKEVVERLAAGPGGGDWGRLSIMVQYHCRVEHLFNVGPGAFNPPPKVDSAIVRLVPHAVLPHPAKDHRLLERVVREAFNQRRKTLRNTLKALLSNAEIEAAGVDGSLRPEQLDLAAFVRLADQLAIQPAPTAE, encoded by the coding sequence ATGACCGAGCATTACCAACACCGGGCGCGCAAGCGCTTCGGGCAAAACTTCCTGCACGATGCCGGCGTTATCGACCGCATCCTGCGCTCCATCCATGCCAAGCCCGAAGACCGCCTGCTGGAAATCGGCCCGGGCCAGGGCGCACTGACCCAGGGCCTGCTCAATAGCGGCGGCCAACTGGATGTGGTTGAGCTGGACAAGGACCTGATCCCGATCCTCAACCAGCAATTCGCTGGCATGCCCAACTTCAACCTGCACCAGGGCGACGCGCTGAAGTTTGACTTCACCAGCCTCAATGCCGCCCCCAACAGCCTGCGCGTGGTCGGCAACTTGCCGTACAACATCTCCACGCCACTGATCTTTCACCTGCTGAACAACGCAGGGATCATCCGCGACATGCATTTCATGTTGCAGAAGGAAGTGGTCGAGCGCTTGGCCGCCGGCCCTGGCGGCGGTGATTGGGGTCGCCTGTCGATCATGGTCCAGTACCACTGCCGGGTCGAGCACCTGTTCAATGTCGGGCCGGGCGCGTTCAATCCACCACCGAAAGTCGATTCGGCGATTGTGCGTCTGGTGCCCCACGCGGTCCTTCCTCATCCGGCCAAGGATCATCGCCTGCTGGAGCGGGTAGTGCGTGAAGCGTTCAACCAGCGCCGCAAGACCCTGCGCAATACACTCAAGGCATTGCTGAGCAACGCCGAGATCGAAGCCGCCGGTGTCGACGGCAGCCTGCGCCCGGAGCAGTTGGACCTGGCCGCGTTTGTACGTCTGGCGGACCAGCTAGCTATCCAGCCAGCGCCGACGGCGGAATAA
- the murU gene encoding N-acetylmuramate alpha-1-phosphate uridylyltransferase MurU, translating to MKAMILAAGKGERMRPLTLHTPKPLVQAGGKRLIEYHLEALAKAGFTDIVINHAWLGQQIESYLGDGAQYGVRIQYSPEGEPLETGGGIFQALPLLGEEPFLVVNGDIWTDYDFVRLKQPSSGLAHLVMVDNPPHHPSGGDFYIKDGLLHDAAPGADNLTFSGISVLHPKLFAGCSAGAFKLAPLLRTAMAQGLVSGEHMDGRWIDVGTLERLAQVESLLTVGQ from the coding sequence ATGAAGGCGATGATCCTGGCGGCCGGCAAGGGCGAGCGGATGCGTCCGCTCACCCTGCACACCCCAAAACCGTTGGTCCAGGCCGGTGGCAAGCGCCTGATCGAGTACCACCTGGAGGCGCTGGCGAAAGCGGGATTCACCGATATCGTCATCAACCATGCCTGGCTGGGCCAGCAAATCGAGAGTTATCTGGGAGACGGCGCGCAGTACGGCGTGCGTATCCAGTATTCGCCAGAGGGCGAGCCCCTGGAAACCGGTGGCGGAATCTTCCAGGCCTTGCCCTTGCTGGGGGAGGAGCCGTTCCTGGTGGTCAATGGCGATATCTGGACCGACTACGACTTTGTCCGCCTCAAGCAGCCCTCGAGCGGCTTGGCGCACTTGGTCATGGTCGATAACCCGCCTCATCACCCCAGTGGTGGCGATTTCTATATCAAGGATGGTTTGCTTCATGATGCAGCGCCCGGTGCCGATAACCTGACCTTCAGTGGCATTTCGGTGCTGCACCCCAAGCTGTTCGCGGGTTGCAGTGCCGGTGCCTTCAAGCTGGCGCCCTTGCTGCGCACGGCGATGGCTCAAGGCTTGGTCTCGGGGGAACACATGGATGGACGCTGGATTGACGTCGGTACGCTGGAGCGCCTGGCGCAGGTTGAAAGTCTGCTGACCGTGGGCCAGTAA
- a CDS encoding LPS-assembly protein LptD, which produces MALKSPAFRRKFPLLVTGSLLAMQPFATSFVVAAEQYDCSVSASGAWDCAPKASAAPLPPRPVHDGSAVSSANGTPQGEAAGAEAVPQTKLVTESKGRGLRSRSADYSHLDWVPRENLTAAQLAETGPYCAGAYIEPPRPGMNDKTDKSDAPTFIGAKASRYEQETQVATLAGDVVMRQGSMQVEAQEASLYQAENRGELNGNVRMRDNGALIVGDHAQVQLDTGAAQIDNAEYVMHKSRIRGNALYAKRAENAIIRLKDGTYTTCEPDSNAWQLRGNNITLNPATGFGTATNATLRVKNIPILYTPYIYFPIDDRRQSGFLPPSFSSGGESGFTLVTPYYFNLAPNYDATLYPQYMTKRGMLMEGEFRYLTKSSEGQFGGAYLNDDSDERKKQSDYDKTRYMLNWQHKGGLDSRLLTEIDYTKISDPFYFQDLKSNQIGVETREFVNQQGSVSYRGDSYKARLNLQAYELATISQITPYDRLPQITFTGSLPYNPGGLHFDYDAEAVRFDRDLRTGNIFNKDGGPLPNGEPRLDENVNGLTRANGTRLNVAPSISLPMNWSYGFVTPKLKYAYTKYDLDLDGTGKRDMADEGLKFKSSQDRSIPIASVDSGLFFDRSTQWFGKNYNQTLEPRLFYLYVPEKDQSDIPVFDSSEATFSYNSLFRDNRFSGSDRIGDENKLSLGVTSRWIEENGFERQRISVGQALYFKDREVQLPGVVAADREDSQSDVSPIALDYEFRFNRDWRATADYNWDTESHSARSGSAMFHYQPEDNLNKVINVGYRYRNDQVVYNQLTGKWQFGGNYGTEGQPNFVKDYYKIQQHDFSMMWPIVPQWNLITRWQYDYARNRTLEAFGGFEYDNCCWKLRVINRYWVSNDEYTQIAPQNEKGDHGLFLQIVLKGLGGLTGAKVESFLDKGIQGYREREDQAF; this is translated from the coding sequence ATGGCATTGAAATCCCCCGCGTTTCGTAGAAAATTTCCGTTGCTGGTAACCGGCAGTCTGCTGGCCATGCAACCCTTCGCCACCTCATTCGTGGTCGCCGCGGAACAGTATGACTGCTCAGTCTCTGCTTCGGGTGCCTGGGATTGCGCGCCGAAAGCCAGCGCAGCCCCTTTACCACCGCGCCCGGTGCATGACGGCAGTGCCGTCAGCTCGGCCAACGGCACGCCGCAAGGCGAAGCTGCTGGTGCCGAAGCCGTGCCGCAGACCAAGCTGGTCACCGAATCCAAGGGCCGTGGCCTGCGTTCGCGCAGCGCTGACTACAGCCACCTGGACTGGGTCCCTCGAGAAAACCTCACCGCAGCGCAACTGGCCGAAACCGGTCCTTATTGCGCCGGTGCGTACATCGAGCCGCCCCGTCCTGGCATGAACGACAAGACCGACAAGAGCGACGCACCGACCTTCATCGGTGCCAAGGCCTCTCGTTACGAGCAGGAAACCCAGGTCGCCACCCTGGCCGGTGACGTGGTCATGCGCCAAGGCAGCATGCAGGTCGAGGCCCAAGAGGCCAGCCTGTACCAGGCCGAGAACCGTGGCGAGCTGAACGGCAATGTGCGCATGCGCGACAATGGCGCGCTGATCGTCGGCGACCATGCCCAGGTCCAACTGGACACCGGCGCCGCGCAGATCGACAACGCCGAATACGTGATGCACAAATCGCGCATCCGTGGTAACGCGCTGTACGCCAAGCGTGCCGAAAACGCGATCATCCGCCTCAAGGACGGTACCTACACCACCTGCGAGCCAGACAGCAATGCCTGGCAGCTGCGCGGTAACAACATCACGTTGAACCCGGCCACCGGCTTCGGTACGGCGACCAACGCGACGTTGCGGGTCAAGAACATCCCGATCCTGTACACCCCGTACATCTACTTCCCGATTGACGATCGTCGTCAATCCGGCTTCCTGCCGCCGAGCTTCAGCTCGGGTGGGGAAAGTGGCTTCACGCTGGTGACACCGTACTACTTCAACCTGGCGCCGAATTACGATGCCACGTTGTACCCGCAATACATGACCAAGCGCGGCATGTTGATGGAAGGCGAGTTCCGCTACCTCACCAAGTCCAGCGAAGGTCAGTTCGGCGGTGCGTATCTGAACGATGACAGCGACGAACGCAAGAAGCAGAGCGATTACGACAAAACCCGCTATATGCTCAATTGGCAGCACAAAGGCGGGTTGGATTCGCGTTTATTGACTGAGATCGACTACACCAAGATCAGCGATCCGTTCTACTTCCAGGATCTGAAGTCCAATCAGATTGGCGTGGAGACTCGTGAATTCGTCAACCAGCAAGGTAGTGTCAGCTATCGCGGAGACAGCTATAAAGCCAGGTTGAATCTGCAAGCCTACGAGCTGGCGACGATCTCGCAGATTACTCCGTATGATCGATTGCCACAGATTACCTTCACGGGTTCATTGCCTTACAACCCTGGCGGGCTGCACTTTGATTATGACGCCGAGGCCGTCCGGTTTGATCGGGATCTGAGGACTGGCAATATCTTCAATAAAGATGGTGGCCCCCTCCCCAATGGCGAACCGCGCCTGGACGAAAACGTAAACGGACTGACCCGAGCAAACGGCACGCGGTTGAATGTAGCACCAAGCATATCGTTGCCGATGAACTGGAGTTACGGCTTCGTCACGCCGAAGCTCAAGTACGCCTACACCAAGTACGATCTTGATCTTGACGGCACCGGCAAAAGGGATATGGCTGACGAGGGGCTGAAATTCAAGAGCTCCCAAGACCGCTCCATACCGATCGCCAGCGTCGATAGCGGGCTATTTTTTGACCGCAGCACCCAGTGGTTTGGCAAGAACTACAACCAGACCCTGGAACCACGCCTGTTCTATCTCTATGTACCAGAGAAAGACCAGTCCGATATCCCTGTGTTCGATAGCAGCGAAGCCACGTTCAGCTACAACTCGCTGTTTCGCGACAACCGCTTCTCGGGCAGCGACCGGATCGGTGACGAAAACAAACTGTCCCTGGGCGTGACCAGCCGCTGGATCGAAGAAAACGGCTTTGAGCGTCAGCGCATTTCCGTCGGCCAAGCCCTGTACTTCAAGGATCGCGAAGTACAACTGCCTGGCGTCGTGGCTGCCGACCGCGAAGACTCGCAGTCGGACGTCTCGCCAATCGCCCTGGACTACGAGTTCCGCTTCAACCGCGACTGGCGCGCCACTGCCGATTACAACTGGGACACTGAAAGCCACAGTGCCCGCTCCGGCAGCGCGATGTTCCACTACCAGCCGGAAGACAACCTGAACAAGGTTATCAACGTTGGTTATCGCTATCGCAACGACCAGGTGGTCTACAACCAACTGACCGGTAAATGGCAGTTTGGCGGCAACTACGGAACCGAAGGGCAACCGAACTTCGTGAAGGATTACTACAAAATCCAGCAACACGATTTCTCGATGATGTGGCCGATCGTTCCACAATGGAACCTGATCACCCGCTGGCAGTATGACTATGCACGCAACCGTACCCTGGAAGCCTTTGGTGGCTTCGAGTACGACAACTGCTGCTGGAAACTGCGCGTGATCAACCGTTATTGGGTTTCCAACGACGAATACACCCAGATCGCCCCGCAGAACGAAAAAGGCGACCACGGTCTCTTCCTCCAAATCGTCCTCAAAGGACTCGGCGGCCTGACTGGCGCCAAGGTAGAGAGCTTCCTCGACAAAGGCATCCAAGGTTATCGTGAACGTGAAGATCAAGCTTTCTGA